In the Brassica napus cultivar Da-Ae chromosome A7, Da-Ae, whole genome shotgun sequence genome, one interval contains:
- the LOC125576311 gene encoding protein NRT1/ PTR FAMILY 2.13-like, translating to MTFTIVLLITQTVVVYIQDQVSWVIGFSVPTGLMACAVVMFFAGMKLYVYVKPEGSIFSGIAQVVVAARKKRKMKLPEEDDGTVTYYDPPVKESVLSKLHHSNQFRFLDKAAVIIEGDLTPEGVPANKWRLCSIQEVEEVKCLIRIVPVWSAGIISLAAMSQQGTFTVSQALKMDRHMGPNFEIPAGSLSVISLLTIGVFLPLYDRVLVPFLRRITGHKSGITLLQRIGTGIVFAILSMIVAGLVERKRRIRSINAGDATGMTPMSVFWLSPQLILMGLCEAFNIIGQIEFFNSQFPEHMRSIANSLFSLSFAGSNYLSSLIVTTVHRFSGGHDRPDWLNKNLNAGKLDYFYYLIAVLGVFNLVYFWYCARGYRYKVGLQMGDFEDNKSFSDVEMSSKKQLK from the exons ATGACTTTCACTATAGTTCTGCTTATTACACAGACCGTGGTCGTGTATATCCAAGACCAAGTCAGCTGGGTCATCGGCTTTAGTGTACCCACTGGACTCATGGCATGTGCGGTTGTTATGTTTTTCGCCGGAATGAAGCTTTACGTATACGTTAAACCTGAGGGAAGTATATTCTCTGGTATAGCTCAAGTTGTTGTGGCAGCTCGTAAGAAGCGAAAGATGAAACTCCCTGAGGAAGACGACGGCACTGTGACCTACTATGACCCTCCTGTCAAAGAAAGCGTGTTATCCAAGTTACACCATAGTAACCAATTCAG GTTTCTAGACAAAGCGGCGGTGATAATAGAAGGCGACCTAACACCCGAGGGAGTTCCGGCCAACAAGTGGCGGCTATGCAGCATTCAAGAAGTGGAGGAAGTAAAGTGTTTGATCCGAATAGTTCCTGTTTGGTCGGCCGGAATAATATCACTCGCGGCAATGTCACAGCAAGGAACGTTCACGGTCTCTCAAGCTTTGAAAATGGACCGACATATGGGTCCTAACTTCGAGATTCCGGCCGGTTCTCTCTCCGTCATCTCTCTCCTCACCATCGGCGTCTTTCTTCCCTTATACGACCGTGTTTTAGTCCCGTTCCTCCGCCGCATCACCGGCCATAAATCAGGTATCACACTCCTCCAACGTATCGGGACAGGCATCGTTTTCGCTATCCTTTCCATGATCGTTGCTGGGCTCGTGGAGCGCAAGAGACGCATACGCTCCATAAACGCCGGAGATGCGACAGGTATGACCCCGATGTCAGTGTTTTGGCTCTCTCCTCAGCTAATCCTGATGGGACTATGCGAAGCGTTTAACATCATCGGACAGATTGAGTTCTTCAACAGTCAGTTTCCGGAGCACATGAGAAGCATCGCAAACTCCCTCTTCTCTTTGTCCTTCGCCGGTTCGAACTACCTTAGCAGTTTGATAGTGACGACGGTTCATAGATTCTCCGGTGGTCATGACCGTCCGGATTGGCTGAACAAGAATCTCAACGCGGGAAAGCTGGATTATTTCTACTATCTGATCGCGGTTTTGGGTGTGTTTAATCTGGTTTACTTTTGGTATTGTGCTCGTGGATACCGGTACAAGGTCGGTTTACAGATGGGAGATTTcgaggataacaagagtttctCTGATGTTGAGATGAGTTCCAAAAAACAGCTGAAGTGA